Proteins encoded together in one Acidobacteriota bacterium window:
- a CDS encoding septal ring lytic transglycosylase RlpA family protein: MPERRPGGPAAALAAALVLLGLAACAARPRVAAVPGVETGLASWYGPEYHGRPTSSREVFDMNDLTAAHNSLPFGTYVMVTNLENDRSVVVRINDRGPFVPGRIIDLSYAAARVLALVGPGTARVRLEVLRGFKAPVGPGPASAPAAVWVQVGAFSVQEAAYAIKRRLEASYPGVTVSRFETGRAAYFRVRVPAADGDADSLARRLAGEGYPVIIIRERP, translated from the coding sequence TTGCCTGAGCGGAGGCCCGGCGGACCGGCGGCCGCGCTCGCGGCGGCCCTCGTCTTGCTGGGCCTGGCGGCCTGCGCTGCGCGTCCCCGGGTCGCCGCGGTCCCCGGCGTCGAAACCGGCCTCGCGTCGTGGTACGGGCCGGAGTACCATGGCCGGCCGACCTCGAGCCGCGAGGTCTTCGACATGAACGACCTGACCGCGGCCCACAACAGCCTGCCCTTCGGGACCTACGTCATGGTCACGAACCTGGAAAACGACCGCTCCGTCGTCGTCCGCATCAACGACCGCGGGCCTTTCGTCCCGGGCCGGATCATCGACCTGTCTTACGCGGCGGCCCGGGTCCTGGCCCTGGTCGGGCCGGGCACGGCCCGCGTCCGGCTGGAGGTCCTGCGCGGCTTCAAGGCCCCGGTCGGGCCCGGGCCCGCTTCGGCGCCCGCGGCGGTCTGGGTGCAGGTCGGGGCCTTCTCGGTCCAGGAGGCCGCCTACGCGATCAAGCGGCGCCTCGAGGCCTCCTATCCGGGCGTGACCGTCAGCCGGTTCGAGACCGGCCGCGCCGCCTATTTCCGGGTCCGGGTCCCGGCCGCGGACGGCGACGCCGACAGCCTGGCCCGGCGGCTGGCCGGCGAAGGTTATCCGGTCATCATCATCCGCGAACGGCCCTAG
- a CDS encoding alanine--glyoxylate aminotransferase family protein, with the protein MIKKYYLLSPGPTPVPERALSAAAEPIFHHRTPEFSALFMEVTEGIKYVFGTKEDAYILTSSGTGAMEAAVANLLSPGDKVLTINGGKFGERWGNICKAYGVAYKEIILDPWGTDLPKEKLEAELRAMPDCKAVFATLSETSSGAMYDIQGFGEVVAKTPAVLVVDGISGAGVTPCPMDDWKVDVFLSGSQKSFMIPPGLAFIAFSQKAWALAADSKLPKFYFDLKKARKNLADKTTPWTPAVSLVVQQKHALDIIKKMGLDGLFAHHRILADATRAGVKALGLELLPQRPGNVLTCCKVPAGVEGGKLVKTMQGKYMAYIAGGQEPYKGKIFRIAHLGYMGGFDIMTALSALEMTLMDLGYKFEAGAGIKAAQAVLRENWQ; encoded by the coding sequence ATGATCAAGAAGTACTATCTTCTCTCCCCCGGCCCCACCCCGGTCCCCGAGCGGGCCCTGTCGGCCGCGGCCGAGCCCATCTTCCACCACCGGACGCCCGAGTTCTCGGCCCTCTTCATGGAGGTCACCGAAGGCATCAAGTACGTCTTCGGCACCAAGGAGGACGCCTACATCCTGACCTCCTCGGGCACCGGCGCCATGGAGGCCGCCGTGGCCAACCTGCTCAGCCCCGGCGACAAGGTCCTGACGATCAACGGCGGGAAGTTCGGCGAGCGCTGGGGCAACATCTGCAAGGCCTACGGCGTCGCTTACAAGGAGATCATCCTCGATCCGTGGGGCACCGACCTGCCCAAGGAGAAGCTGGAGGCCGAGCTCAGGGCCATGCCCGACTGCAAGGCCGTCTTCGCCACGCTGTCCGAGACGTCGTCCGGCGCCATGTACGACATCCAGGGCTTCGGCGAGGTCGTGGCCAAGACCCCGGCCGTGCTGGTCGTCGACGGCATCTCCGGCGCCGGCGTCACGCCCTGCCCCATGGACGACTGGAAGGTCGACGTCTTTCTGTCGGGCTCCCAGAAATCCTTCATGATCCCGCCCGGCCTGGCCTTCATCGCCTTCAGCCAGAAGGCCTGGGCCCTGGCCGCCGACTCGAAGCTGCCCAAGTTCTACTTCGACCTCAAGAAGGCCAGGAAGAACCTGGCCGACAAGACCACGCCCTGGACCCCCGCGGTTTCCCTTGTCGTCCAGCAGAAGCACGCCCTGGACATCATCAAGAAGATGGGCCTCGACGGCCTGTTCGCCCATCACCGTATCCTGGCCGACGCCACCCGGGCCGGGGTCAAGGCCCTCGGCCTGGAGTTGCTGCCGCAGAGGCCGGGCAACGTCCTGACCTGCTGCAAGGTCCCGGCGGGCGTCGAAGGCGGCAAGCTGGTCAAGACCATGCAGGGCAAATACATGGCCTACATCGCCGGCGGCCAGGAGCCCTACAAGGGCAAGATCTTCCGCATCGCCCATCTCGGCTACATGGGCGGCTTCGACATCATGACGGCCCTGTCGGCCCTGGAGATGACGCTCATGGACCTCGGCTACAAGTTCGAGGCGGGCGCCGGCATCAAGGCCGCCCAGGCCGTGCTGAGGGAGAACTGGCAATGA
- a CDS encoding M20 family metallopeptidase — protein sequence MDFRLYFRSRQGEIVQSLKQLVTLESPTQDKKAVDACAAFAARELKKVGCRITAYPQADIGDLLVAEFAPGRLKDADDEILVLAHLDTVWPIGKIVQMPFYVQGNRIYGPGVLDMKAGVAMLLSALRALHGLNIKPQKKITIFFNSAEETGSRASTELIRKLARRASLVLCLEPALPGGALKLERKGRVAIRLDVRGRAAHGGSPEKGVNAIEELAAQIARFKRLRVRETTVNVGLAGGGEKANIVAENAWAVLDVRFWKAADRDRVLGLLRESPPALRGAKMRVSVEGTTPPMEMTKASAKLFARAQEIAGGLGLALKGGKTGGGSDASFAAGLGVPTLDGLGPDGDGIHAEHEHLLLPSLIERTALLTELLKGL from the coding sequence ATGGATTTCCGGCTCTATTTCCGCTCCCGCCAGGGCGAGATCGTCCAGTCGCTCAAGCAGCTCGTGACCCTCGAATCCCCGACCCAGGACAAGAAGGCGGTCGACGCCTGCGCGGCCTTCGCGGCGCGTGAGTTAAAGAAGGTCGGCTGCAGGATCACGGCCTATCCGCAGGCGGACATCGGCGACCTCCTGGTGGCCGAATTCGCCCCCGGCCGTCTCAAGGACGCCGACGACGAGATCCTCGTCCTGGCCCATCTCGACACGGTCTGGCCCATCGGCAAGATCGTCCAGATGCCCTTCTACGTCCAGGGGAACCGGATCTACGGGCCGGGCGTCCTGGACATGAAGGCCGGAGTGGCGATGCTCCTCTCGGCCCTGCGGGCCCTTCACGGCCTGAACATCAAGCCTCAGAAAAAGATCACGATCTTCTTCAACTCGGCCGAAGAGACCGGCAGCCGGGCCTCGACCGAGCTCATCCGCAAGCTGGCCCGCCGGGCTTCGCTCGTGCTCTGCCTCGAGCCGGCCCTCCCCGGCGGCGCGCTGAAGCTCGAACGCAAGGGACGCGTCGCCATCCGCCTGGACGTCCGCGGCCGGGCGGCCCACGGCGGTAGCCCCGAAAAGGGCGTCAACGCCATCGAGGAGCTGGCCGCCCAGATCGCCCGTTTCAAGCGGCTGCGCGTCCGCGAGACGACCGTAAACGTCGGCCTGGCGGGCGGCGGCGAGAAGGCCAACATCGTGGCCGAGAACGCCTGGGCCGTCCTGGACGTCCGCTTCTGGAAGGCCGCTGACCGCGACCGGGTCCTCGGGCTCCTGCGCGAGTCGCCCCCGGCGCTGCGCGGCGCCAAGATGCGGGTCTCGGTCGAGGGGACGACGCCGCCCATGGAGATGACCAAGGCTTCCGCGAAACTCTTCGCCCGAGCCCAGGAGATCGCCGGCGGCCTCGGCCTGGCCCTCAAGGGCGGCAAGACCGGCGGGGGCTCGGACGCGTCGTTCGCGGCCGGCCTGGGCGTCCCGACGCTCGACGGGCTCGGCCCGGACGGCGACGGCATCCACGCCGAGCATGAGCACCTGCTGCTGCCCTCGCTCATCGAGCGGACCGCCCTGTTGACCGAACTGCTTAAAGGCTTATAA
- a CDS encoding aminotransferase class V-fold PLP-dependent enzyme, translating into MIYLDHNATTPVDPAVAEKMAWFLREQFGNPSSLYPIGRRVKELMNEARERVAAALGADRGEIYFTGSGTEADNFAVFGVFDATPGRNEFVTSAIEHPAVIESAKALERRGFKVTFVPVDEQGTVSLDHLRSALTPKTALVSVMHANNEIGTIEPVAEIVRIAHERGIPVHSDAVQTFGKIDVDVRKLGVDLLTVSAHKIYGPKGVGALYVRRGMPIASFVHGGHQERGLRAGTENTAGIIGFGEAVRVMEEKGRKERARIEKLAETLKRGIEEKMPQARFNGHPVNRVKSTLNFAFPGLEAEAILLALATKEIYVSTGSACSEESEEVSHVLRAIGLRPEIARSCIRMSLGRSNSEADIAEVLRELPEIIAKLRSITNFHPEA; encoded by the coding sequence ATGATCTACCTCGACCACAACGCCACGACGCCGGTCGATCCGGCCGTCGCCGAGAAGATGGCCTGGTTCCTCCGGGAACAGTTCGGCAACCCGTCCTCCCTGTACCCCATCGGCCGGCGGGTCAAGGAGCTCATGAACGAGGCCCGCGAGCGCGTGGCCGCGGCCCTGGGCGCCGACCGCGGCGAGATCTACTTCACCGGCTCGGGGACCGAGGCGGACAACTTCGCCGTCTTCGGCGTCTTCGACGCGACGCCCGGCCGGAACGAATTCGTCACCTCGGCCATCGAGCATCCGGCCGTGATCGAGTCGGCCAAGGCCCTGGAGCGGCGCGGCTTCAAGGTCACTTTCGTGCCCGTCGACGAGCAGGGCACGGTCAGCCTCGACCATCTCCGCTCGGCCCTGACGCCCAAGACCGCCCTCGTCTCGGTCATGCACGCCAACAACGAGATCGGCACCATCGAGCCCGTGGCCGAGATCGTCCGCATCGCCCATGAGCGCGGCATCCCGGTCCACTCGGACGCCGTCCAGACCTTCGGCAAGATCGACGTCGACGTGCGCAAGCTCGGCGTCGACCTCCTGACCGTCTCGGCCCACAAGATCTACGGCCCCAAGGGCGTCGGCGCGCTCTACGTCCGCCGGGGGATGCCGATCGCCTCGTTCGTCCACGGCGGGCACCAGGAGCGGGGCCTGCGCGCGGGCACCGAGAACACGGCCGGCATCATCGGCTTCGGCGAGGCCGTCCGGGTCATGGAGGAGAAGGGCAGGAAGGAACGGGCCCGCATCGAGAAGCTGGCTGAGACCCTGAAGCGGGGCATCGAGGAGAAGATGCCCCAGGCCAGGTTCAACGGCCACCCCGTGAACCGGGTCAAGAGCACGCTCAATTTCGCCTTCCCCGGGCTCGAGGCCGAGGCCATCCTCCTGGCCCTGGCGACCAAGGAGATCTACGTTTCGACCGGCTCGGCCTGCAGCGAGGAATCCGAGGAGGTCTCCCACGTGCTCCGGGCCATCGGGCTGCGGCCCGAGATCGCCCGCTCGTGCATCCGCATGTCCCTCGGCCGCTCGAACAGCGAGGCGGACATCGCGGAGGTCCTCCGGGAGCTGCCGGAGATCATCGCCAAGCTGCGGTCGATCACCAATTTCCACCCCGAGGCCTGA
- a CDS encoding hydroxyacid dehydrogenase, which yields MTKKILIADGMDKTALAQLQADPGFEVTVRKGMSEAELIQAAPGTSAIVVRSASKITRPVIEAGKDLKVLVRAGIGLDNIDREAAREKGIFVANTPAATSITVAEHTFGLMLGAVRNHWKAILSMKAHKWEKKALEGTELFGKTLGIIGFGRIGTEVAKRALAFGMTVVAYDVVPIKTDLPVKQVPLDDLLAAADLVTLHVPKQAKPILGAAEFAKMKTGVIVVNVARGGVVDEKALFEALNAGKVRAAALDVFDKEPPEDFTLIDHPNVIPIPHLGAAAAEGQLRAGLEAVRILKEKLS from the coding sequence ATGACCAAGAAGATACTCATCGCCGACGGCATGGACAAGACGGCCCTGGCGCAGCTGCAGGCCGACCCCGGCTTCGAGGTCACCGTGCGCAAGGGCATGAGCGAGGCCGAGCTCATCCAGGCCGCGCCCGGCACCAGCGCCATCGTCGTGCGGAGCGCCTCCAAGATCACCCGCCCCGTCATCGAGGCGGGCAAGGACCTCAAGGTCCTGGTCCGGGCCGGCATCGGCCTGGACAACATCGACCGCGAGGCGGCCAGGGAGAAGGGCATCTTCGTGGCCAACACGCCCGCCGCCACGTCCATCACCGTGGCCGAGCACACCTTCGGGCTCATGCTCGGCGCGGTCCGCAACCACTGGAAAGCCATCCTGTCGATGAAGGCCCACAAGTGGGAGAAGAAGGCGCTCGAGGGCACGGAGCTCTTCGGCAAGACCCTGGGCATCATCGGCTTCGGCCGCATCGGGACCGAGGTGGCCAAGCGGGCCCTGGCCTTCGGCATGACCGTCGTCGCCTACGACGTCGTCCCGATCAAGACCGACCTCCCGGTCAAGCAGGTCCCGCTCGACGACCTCCTGGCCGCCGCTGACCTCGTCACCCTGCACGTCCCCAAGCAGGCCAAGCCGATCCTGGGCGCGGCCGAGTTCGCCAAGATGAAGACCGGGGTCATCGTCGTCAACGTCGCCCGGGGCGGCGTCGTCGACGAGAAGGCCCTGTTCGAGGCGCTCAACGCCGGCAAGGTCCGGGCCGCGGCCCTGGACGTCTTCGACAAGGAGCCGCCCGAGGACTTCACGCTCATCGACCATCCGAACGTCATCCCCATCCCCCACCTCGGGGCGGCGGCGGCCGAGGGGCAGCTGCGGGCCGGCCTGGAGGCCGTCCGCATCCTCAAGGAAAAGCTGTCCTAG
- a CDS encoding LOG family protein, with translation MKKAEHREESFHDYEFLESLEGRTLRILSEYLGPMTRLDKAKINSTILFLGSAKADPTNAASAFNKYYWEAEELAYLLAKWAIGLKKPKGKDFVVCTGAGPGIMEAANRGAARAGGKTIGMNINLPQPQDSNRYVSPDLSFAFYYFFMRKFWLTYKAKAVIAFPGGYGTLDEFFEIVTLLQTSKISKKEMTLVLYGADYWQDLIKFDSMVKKGAICAEDLDLFHIVSTPREAFAYLKKKLAAGLA, from the coding sequence ATGAAGAAAGCAGAGCACCGCGAAGAGTCGTTCCACGATTACGAGTTCCTGGAATCCCTGGAAGGCAGGACGCTCCGCATCCTGAGCGAGTACCTCGGCCCCATGACCCGCCTGGACAAGGCCAAGATCAACAGCACCATCCTCTTCCTCGGATCGGCCAAGGCCGACCCGACCAACGCCGCCTCGGCCTTCAACAAGTATTACTGGGAGGCCGAGGAGCTGGCCTACCTCCTGGCCAAGTGGGCCATCGGTCTCAAGAAGCCGAAGGGCAAGGACTTCGTCGTCTGCACGGGCGCCGGCCCCGGCATCATGGAGGCGGCCAACCGCGGCGCGGCCCGGGCCGGCGGAAAGACGATCGGCATGAACATCAACCTGCCCCAGCCGCAGGACTCGAACCGCTACGTCTCTCCGGACCTGTCCTTCGCCTTTTACTATTTTTTCATGCGCAAGTTCTGGCTGACCTATAAGGCCAAGGCCGTCATCGCCTTCCCCGGCGGCTACGGCACCCTGGACGAGTTCTTCGAGATCGTCACCCTGCTCCAGACGAGCAAGATCTCGAAGAAGGAGATGACCCTCGTCCTCTACGGCGCGGATTACTGGCAGGACCTGATCAAGTTCGACTCCATGGTCAAGAAAGGGGCGATCTGCGCCGAGGACCTGGATCTTTTCCACATCGTCTCGACGCCCCGGGAGGCTTTCGCCTATCTTAAAAAGAAGCTCGCGGCGGGCCTTGCCTGA
- a CDS encoding N(4)-(beta-N-acetylglucosaminyl)-L-asparaginase: MAHFSRREFLKTGAGAGAAALIAAGQPLGAAVREPAAATPGGPRAVSSGNGIRATARAMEILRAGGDPLDAVIAGVNIVEDDPNDMSVGYGGLPNEDGVVELDASVMYGPTHSAGAVAALRNIKNPSKVARLVMERTDHVLLVGEGALKFARAHGFKEEDLLTEKSREAWLLWKETVSDRDFWFPPQSRKMPEALRAVLNTHGTINCIAVDAAGRLAGVTTTSGMAWKLAGRVGDSPIIGAGLYVDNEIGAAGSTGRGEANIQTCASFRIVDAMGRGMSPEQACLEACKAVAAKTRLVPRLCDDQGRPKFGLDFYALNKKGEFGAAGLFQGGRYAVHDGTENKLRDVAYLYKSPGDGR, encoded by the coding sequence ATGGCGCACTTTTCCAGACGGGAATTCCTCAAGACTGGAGCCGGGGCCGGCGCGGCGGCGCTCATCGCCGCGGGACAGCCCCTCGGCGCGGCCGTCCGGGAGCCGGCCGCCGCGACGCCGGGCGGGCCGAGGGCCGTGTCCAGCGGCAACGGCATCCGGGCCACGGCCAGGGCCATGGAGATCCTGCGGGCCGGCGGCGATCCGCTCGATGCCGTCATCGCCGGGGTCAACATCGTCGAGGACGATCCGAACGACATGTCCGTCGGCTACGGCGGCCTGCCCAACGAGGATGGGGTCGTCGAGCTCGACGCTTCGGTCATGTACGGGCCGACCCACTCGGCCGGCGCCGTCGCGGCCCTGCGCAACATCAAGAACCCGTCCAAGGTGGCCCGGCTGGTCATGGAGCGGACGGACCATGTCCTCCTCGTCGGCGAGGGCGCGCTGAAGTTCGCCCGGGCCCACGGCTTCAAAGAGGAGGACCTCCTGACCGAGAAGTCCCGCGAGGCCTGGCTGCTCTGGAAGGAGACCGTGTCGGACCGGGATTTCTGGTTCCCCCCGCAGTCCCGGAAGATGCCCGAGGCGCTGCGCGCGGTCCTGAACACCCACGGCACGATCAACTGCATCGCCGTCGACGCCGCCGGCCGGCTGGCCGGGGTGACGACGACGAGCGGCATGGCCTGGAAGCTGGCCGGGCGGGTCGGCGATTCGCCGATCATCGGCGCCGGCCTGTACGTCGACAACGAGATCGGGGCCGCCGGCTCGACCGGGCGGGGCGAGGCCAACATCCAGACCTGCGCCAGCTTCCGCATCGTCGACGCCATGGGACGGGGGATGTCGCCGGAACAGGCCTGCCTCGAGGCCTGCAAGGCCGTCGCCGCCAAGACCAGGCTGGTGCCCCGGCTCTGCGACGACCAAGGGCGCCCGAAGTTCGGCCTCGATTTCTACGCCCTCAACAAGAAGGGCGAGTTCGGGGCGGCCGGGTTGTTCCAGGGCGGGCGCTACGCCGTCCACGACGGGACCGAGAACAAGCTCCGCGACGTGGCCTATCTCTACAAGAGCCCCGGCGACGGCCGCTAG
- a CDS encoding trehalase family glycosidase, which produces MSKRTLAVIGLLLALTAPLAPEVFYPWKSTYIGALDAAGWPGLVIAPAKDAAFAFVLRVEREGESAEGADLFYLVAEVGAHSPDGLYARMRFDLGLPFKMGRATPVLMKPSPRRGALTIEWSRRDERTIIGRIVPPEDVRVTIIHYLPWELKGELAALPDGQVRGRSGGTEGPAYRMWTSRPSEAAAAPAGRVARAYPPVGDRTIAFAACVDDGDKLAADHLYRFKNADTIGALIDEEAQVYENKRVKARGLYAGVPEAITNSLHWTVLYQPGSHRFYAPAGRAWIFPRPDGIPDDWTIFSGNAFLAPLELALESQKLAVDALKAVLETQYPNGNVPNWRGRAGGSTDRSQPPIGSYVVLKLFERLGDLELLRYAYPYLQRWHAFWTAPKPDGTPRRDGNADGLLEWGSDLALIGRAVPSWEKNASGRMRAGWESGQDDLPSWDEAAFDEKTGTLAMDCVDLNSLYALDSWCLGEIAGVLDLAADVERYRKEYERTKSLVNATLWNEAAGFYCDRHWDGRFSGHMAASSFYPLLARIPDEARAKRMLKRLLDPRQFWGDFVIPSISRDDPAFRPGSQQSWRGAIRPLTNYLVYQGLRACGFDAVASEFARKSAAMFMTSWRSFGLAPEDYDSLTGEAGGDRYQSGGPLAGLIAVEEYLDFTPHEGFRFGLLQPDGKGRLSRVLIQGRHYEIEVSNSATILREEGETILSADGGAVIRRFLYSEAEVSFNFKSMKPREVRLRLLKKGKYQLLIDGREVDVFTANGRRFEVPEGDHEVLVQLLEDLEKRNDDGTAR; this is translated from the coding sequence ATGTCCAAGCGAACCCTGGCCGTGATCGGCCTTCTCCTCGCGCTGACGGCGCCGCTCGCTCCGGAGGTCTTTTATCCCTGGAAATCGACCTACATCGGGGCCCTCGACGCGGCCGGCTGGCCGGGCCTGGTCATCGCCCCGGCCAAGGACGCCGCCTTCGCCTTCGTCCTCCGGGTCGAGCGGGAAGGGGAATCGGCCGAGGGCGCTGATCTGTTCTATCTCGTCGCCGAGGTCGGCGCCCATTCCCCGGACGGGCTCTACGCCCGGATGCGCTTTGACCTCGGGCTGCCGTTCAAGATGGGCCGGGCCACGCCGGTCCTCATGAAGCCCTCGCCGCGACGGGGGGCCCTGACCATCGAATGGTCCCGCCGGGACGAGCGGACGATTATCGGCCGCATCGTTCCGCCGGAGGACGTCCGGGTCACGATCATCCATTACCTGCCGTGGGAGCTCAAGGGCGAGCTGGCGGCCCTGCCGGACGGGCAGGTCCGCGGCCGGTCCGGCGGGACCGAGGGCCCGGCCTACCGCATGTGGACGAGCCGTCCCAGCGAAGCGGCCGCCGCGCCGGCCGGACGGGTCGCCCGGGCCTACCCCCCCGTCGGAGACCGGACCATCGCCTTCGCCGCCTGCGTCGACGACGGCGACAAGCTCGCGGCCGACCATCTCTATCGCTTCAAGAACGCCGATACCATCGGCGCCCTCATCGACGAGGAAGCCCAGGTCTACGAGAACAAGCGGGTCAAGGCCCGCGGCCTCTACGCCGGCGTCCCCGAGGCGATCACCAACAGCCTGCACTGGACGGTCCTCTACCAGCCGGGATCCCACCGCTTCTATGCGCCGGCCGGGCGAGCCTGGATCTTCCCCCGGCCCGACGGCATCCCGGACGACTGGACCATCTTCTCCGGCAACGCCTTCCTCGCCCCGCTCGAGCTGGCCCTCGAGAGCCAGAAGCTGGCCGTCGACGCCCTCAAGGCCGTCCTGGAAACCCAGTACCCGAACGGCAACGTCCCGAACTGGCGCGGCCGCGCCGGCGGATCGACCGACCGGTCCCAGCCGCCGATCGGGTCCTACGTCGTGCTCAAGCTCTTCGAGCGCCTGGGGGACCTGGAGCTGCTCCGTTACGCCTACCCCTACCTCCAGCGCTGGCACGCCTTCTGGACGGCGCCCAAGCCGGACGGCACGCCGCGGCGCGATGGCAACGCCGACGGCCTGCTCGAGTGGGGTTCGGACCTGGCCCTGATCGGCCGGGCCGTCCCGTCGTGGGAGAAGAACGCCTCCGGGCGGATGCGGGCCGGCTGGGAATCAGGCCAGGATGACCTGCCGAGCTGGGACGAGGCCGCCTTCGACGAGAAGACCGGGACGCTGGCCATGGACTGCGTCGACCTGAACTCGCTCTACGCCCTGGACTCCTGGTGCCTGGGCGAGATCGCCGGCGTGCTCGATCTCGCGGCTGACGTCGAGCGCTACCGCAAGGAGTACGAGCGGACGAAGTCGCTGGTCAACGCCACGCTCTGGAACGAGGCGGCCGGCTTCTACTGCGACCGGCATTGGGACGGCCGTTTCTCCGGCCACATGGCGGCCTCGTCGTTCTACCCGCTGCTGGCCCGCATCCCCGACGAGGCGCGGGCCAAGAGGATGCTCAAGCGCCTGCTCGACCCCAGGCAGTTCTGGGGCGATTTCGTCATCCCCTCGATCTCCCGCGACGATCCGGCCTTCCGGCCCGGCAGCCAGCAATCCTGGCGGGGCGCGATCCGGCCGCTGACCAACTATCTCGTCTACCAGGGGCTGAGGGCCTGCGGCTTCGACGCGGTCGCCTCCGAATTCGCCCGCAAGAGCGCGGCCATGTTCATGACCAGCTGGCGGAGCTTCGGCCTGGCGCCCGAGGACTATGACTCGCTGACGGGGGAGGCCGGCGGTGACCGCTACCAGAGCGGCGGCCCCCTGGCCGGGCTGATCGCGGTCGAAGAGTATCTCGATTTCACGCCGCACGAAGGCTTCCGCTTCGGCCTGCTGCAGCCGGACGGCAAGGGCAGGCTGTCGCGGGTGCTGATCCAGGGCCGGCACTACGAGATCGAGGTCTCGAACTCGGCCACGATCCTGCGCGAGGAAGGGGAGACCATCCTCAGCGCCGACGGCGGCGCGGTCATCCGCCGCTTCCTCTACAGCGAGGCCGAGGTGTCCTTCAACTTCAAGAGCATGAAGCCGCGCGAGGTCCGGCTGCGCCTCCTGAAAAAGGGCAAGTACCAGCTCCTCATCGACGGGCGGGAGGTCGATGTTTTCACGGCCAACGGGCGCAGGTTCGAGGTGCCCGAGGGCGACCACGAGGTCCTCGTCCAGCTGCTCGAGGACCTCGAAAAACGGAACGACGACGGGACGGCCCGATGA
- a CDS encoding IMP cyclohydrolase, with amino-acid sequence MENQMPGLAALEYPGRLIMIGSPAGDGKAAVLYAITGRSPSSQARKLVARDGGIWVQPTDEATLKQGNVELLVYPAVLFGRAGLAVSNGRQTGDVRDRLSPGISPVAALAAALAAWDFEPDAPIFTPRISGCLAGGAAGLSVLRRGPSGETLRNYFEVGLKPGQGRLISTYEGPNAEPLPVFAGEPRFLALHGSTAAETAEAAYRGLGPSPAGKDLRVAVACVYVPLDDPGRAEVHIINRHERT; translated from the coding sequence ATGGAAAACCAGATGCCCGGTTTGGCGGCCCTCGAGTACCCCGGCAGGCTGATCATGATCGGCTCTCCCGCCGGGGACGGAAAGGCGGCGGTCCTCTACGCCATCACCGGCCGCTCCCCGTCGAGCCAGGCCCGCAAGCTCGTCGCCCGCGACGGCGGCATCTGGGTCCAGCCGACCGACGAGGCCACGCTCAAGCAGGGCAACGTCGAGCTTCTAGTCTATCCGGCCGTGCTCTTCGGCCGGGCCGGCCTGGCCGTCTCCAACGGCCGGCAGACCGGCGACGTCCGGGACCGCCTTAGCCCGGGGATCTCGCCCGTCGCGGCGCTGGCGGCGGCCCTGGCGGCCTGGGACTTCGAACCCGACGCCCCGATCTTCACGCCGCGGATCAGCGGCTGCCTGGCCGGCGGCGCGGCCGGGTTGAGCGTCCTCCGCCGCGGCCCATCCGGCGAGACCCTGCGGAACTACTTCGAGGTCGGCCTGAAGCCCGGCCAGGGCCGGCTGATCTCCACTTACGAAGGGCCGAACGCCGAGCCGCTGCCGGTCTTCGCCGGGGAGCCCCGCTTCCTCGCGCTCCACGGATCGACGGCGGCCGAGACGGCCGAGGCGGCTTACCGCGGCCTCGGGCCGTCGCCCGCCGGCAAGGATCTCCGCGTCGCCGTCGCCTGCGTCTATGTCCCGCTCGACGACCCCGGCCGGGCCGAGGTCCACATCATCAACCGCCACGAAAGGACGTGA